In the Terriglobales bacterium genome, one interval contains:
- a CDS encoding SPOR domain-containing protein, with protein sequence MDYEEQEPEYNEVHTGTGKLLLLFVGLVMVCAVFFGLGYTMGKTAAVKAGSLVPDAAAATPSDASKPSPAVPADSAAACPQGQDCSAQGAAPASSDQMTFYKSVEQKDANAQLSPPATAAPDPDAAAAAPAPAAASKLATPEKSAAPVTLSGYSVQVAAVTKPQDAQALVDALHQKQYPAFVTSAPSDKLLHVQVGPFSDLKDAQAMKARLAADGYNPILKK encoded by the coding sequence ATGGATTACGAAGAGCAGGAACCGGAATATAACGAAGTCCACACGGGAACCGGCAAGCTGCTGCTGCTGTTTGTAGGCCTGGTGATGGTCTGTGCCGTCTTCTTCGGCTTGGGCTATACCATGGGCAAGACCGCGGCCGTCAAGGCCGGGTCGCTGGTTCCCGACGCGGCCGCGGCCACCCCCTCCGACGCTAGCAAGCCTTCCCCCGCGGTGCCCGCGGACTCCGCCGCAGCCTGTCCCCAGGGGCAGGACTGCAGCGCGCAGGGAGCCGCACCCGCCTCTTCCGACCAGATGACTTTTTATAAGTCGGTGGAACAGAAGGACGCCAACGCGCAGTTGTCCCCGCCTGCGACCGCCGCGCCCGACCCGGACGCTGCCGCCGCGGCTCCCGCCCCGGCTGCCGCGAGCAAGCTGGCCACACCCGAGAAGAGCGCCGCCCCGGTCACGCTGTCCGGGTACTCGGTGCAGGTGGCGGCGGTGACCAAGCCGCAAGACGCCCAGGCGCTGGTGGATGCCCTCCACCAGAAGCAGTATCCCGCCTTCGTCACCAGCGCGCCCAGCGACAAGCTGTTGCACGTGCAGGTAGGACCGTTCTCCGATCTCAAGGACGCTCAGGCCATGAAGGCCCGCCTGGCCGCAGACGGCTACAACCCCATCCTCAAGAAGTGA
- a CDS encoding sulfite oxidase-like oxidoreductase, translating to MLFDGSERKQEERKKLEEGRLPPGQSLTLKWPVLHYGSVPRFDPARWVFRITGLVEQPLSLSWEEFNRLPRIEDTSDFHCVTRWSRFDNRWGGVAFRELLQRVKLGPRAGFVLVHAEQGFTANVPLPDLDRPNVLLATHHDGQPLTPEHGYPLRLIVPHLYAWKSVKWVRGIEFFDHDVPGFWEQNGYHMYGDPWKEQRFDTD from the coding sequence ATGCTCTTCGATGGCAGCGAACGCAAGCAGGAAGAACGCAAGAAGCTGGAGGAGGGCCGCCTGCCTCCCGGGCAGTCGCTCACCCTGAAGTGGCCGGTGCTGCACTACGGCTCGGTGCCGCGCTTCGACCCGGCGCGCTGGGTCTTCCGCATCACCGGGCTGGTGGAGCAACCCCTCAGCCTGTCCTGGGAAGAGTTCAACCGCCTGCCCCGCATCGAGGACACCAGCGACTTCCACTGCGTCACCCGCTGGAGCCGCTTCGACAACCGCTGGGGCGGAGTGGCTTTCCGCGAACTTCTCCAGCGGGTGAAGCTGGGGCCGCGCGCCGGCTTCGTGCTGGTGCACGCCGAGCAGGGCTTCACCGCCAACGTCCCCCTGCCCGACCTCGACCGCCCCAACGTGCTCTTGGCCACCCACCACGACGGCCAGCCGCTCACTCCCGAGCACGGCTACCCCCTCCGCCTGATCGTGCCCCACCTCTATGCCTGGAAGTCGGTGAAGTGGGTGCGGGGGATCGAGTTCTTCGACCACGACGTCCCCGGCTTCTGGGAGCAGAACGGCTACCACATGTATGGGGATCCCTGGAAGGAGCAGAGGTTCGACACGGACTGA
- a CDS encoding metalloregulator ArsR/SmtB family transcription factor → MPHPVSHDPLSRMLRAIADPTRRKILRLLTQKGCCSIARPVGMCACDIEARVRLSQPTVSHHMAILKEAGLVRSEKHEQWMWYRRHERGLEKLRRALRVEL, encoded by the coding sequence ATGCCGCATCCCGTCTCCCACGATCCGCTGAGCCGCATGCTGCGCGCCATCGCCGACCCCACCCGGCGCAAGATCCTGCGCCTGCTCACCCAGAAGGGCTGCTGCTCCATCGCCCGCCCGGTGGGGATGTGCGCCTGCGACATCGAGGCGCGAGTGCGCCTCTCCCAGCCCACCGTCTCCCACCACATGGCCATCCTGAAGGAGGCTGGGCTGGTGCGCTCGGAGAAGCACGAACAATGGATGTGGTACCGCCGCCATGAGCGCGGCCTGGAAAAACTGCGCCGCGCCCTGCGCGTCGAACTCTGA